In Pseudoalteromonas nigrifaciens, the sequence ACACTTCATCACCCGTTTGTTGCAACAAGTACAACAACTCAGGGTGCTTTAACTCGCTCAATGTTAATACTTTTAAAGCATCTATATGACGGTTATTTAGTTCATAATTATAATCTTGATACGGATTATAATTTGCCCCAAGTAAAGGCTGTAATAAATTGCCCGGTGCTACCGCTGGGTTAATAACCACCGCAGGAATATGATAACGCTGCGATAAATAGGTGGCAAAAAAACCGCCTAATGAACTACCTAATAACGCGGTATTAGGTGTGATTAACTGCTCTAACTCGATAATAGCTTGCAGAGGTTCGTGGTTTAAACGTGGTACATAATAGTCAACATCATAGTGTGCCATAAGCTCACCAAAGCGCACAGCTTTATATGATTTTTCAGAACTATTAAAACCGTGAATATAAATTACGCGCTTAACCATATCACGTCCGTATTTATATGCACTTGCCCTTGCGATGAGTTTATATAAAGCATTCTATAAGCTGGGCCATTATTTTGCTGTTGCCACGCTTTACTGTGCTTAGTAAATTGCACTGAGCTTGCCGGCGTAGCGTAAATATCAAGCTCTCTAAAACATTGCGTATAATCATTATGCACATGACCATGAATAAGCGCAGCAACATTGCCATTATTAACCAACGTATTTAATAGTTGTGGGCCATTTTCGAGCATATGTTTATCTAAATAACCGTTTATTGGCAACGGATTATGATGGCAAAATACCAGTTGCTTACTAACTGGCTGCGCTAAACAATCGGATATTTCATTTAAATGCTCACTTGTCACCCAACCGGCTGGAGTGAGCCCTTTGGAGTTAATAAGTAATAGCTCAATATCAGTGCTTGCGTTATTAGTTAGGCTATTAGTTAGGTTATTAGCCACTAAGCGTTTTGCCGCTTTTATTTGTCCACCACTGATTTGCTCAAGCAAGGCAATTTCGTCATGATTACCTGGTAGCCAAAATACTGGGCAAGTAAGTGTACTGTTGCTTATAAGCTCACTAAATAATAAGTAAGATTCCACACTATGATCTTGTGTTAAATCACCGCCAAATACCACTGCATCTAGTTGTTGTAACGCCATATGTTCAAGCGCTTGTTGAAAATATGTGGCTGTATTTACCCCAAAGTACTCAGCATTTCTATCGGCAAGTAAATGGCAATCTGTAACATGAGCAATACGTAAAGATGGCTTATTAAAAGTATAAGTATCATCAAACCAAGCCATTATTTACATCCCAATTTAGCGTGGCTTGGCCATGCTCAACACACGCCACCAGCCAATCATATAAAAAGGCGTTAAGCTGATATTTTTCATCTTTTTGATGCATTTTAGGATTAGGATAACCGTAAGAAGGTTTTATGCGCTGATGATAGTCGTGATGAATAATTTCGGCCACTTTCGCATCATTATAAAGCCTAACGGTTAAGTATAATGGGGTAATGCCTTTTACCATTCCTGATAGCTGTTTAATTGACACATCCATAGTGTATTTAGCCATGTCATCTATTTTTACAGCAAACTCACTGTTACCCAACTTTACCTCGCGAATACTTTGTTTAGTTTGCTCGCTTGGTAATAACTTTAAAAGCCGCACGTAATTATGCTCGCAAAGTGTTAAATACTTTGGAAGGTTTTGAATATATCTTTGGGTTGCTAAAAGTGCTGTCAAAGTACCGCCATTACAATTTATAAATTACTATTTATGTATAAAATTTATGCCCACTTGTTGATCATACCATCACGATTGAGCGCTAACCATTGCAAACAAATAACCGTTGCAGCATTGTCTATTTCCCCACTATTAAGCCGTGCCAGTGCATCATCTAGTGTTAATATATGGGTTTTAATATCCTCCCCTTCCGTTTCTAAACCGTAAACTCCGCTGTTTACTTGGCTTAAATCGGCGCGGGCTAAATATAAATGTAACCGCTCAGTAGTGCCGCCGGGGCTTGAAAGATACGAAAGCATAAACTCGAGCTCGGTTAAATTAAGTCCGGCTTCTTCATAGGCTTCTTTTTTTACTACCGCTGCATAATCCTCACTGCCATCGGTCATACCTGCAATACATTCTAACAGCCATGGCGAATGTTTGCTTTTTATTGCACCAATGCGTATTTGCTCTATTAATAACACTGTATCGGTTACAGGGTCGTAAGGCAGCACGGCAATAGCATCGCCACGTTCTAAAATTTCACGGCTAATGAGTTGCGACTCGCCACCCGCAAATAATGCATGTTTAAATTGATATAAGTTAATTTTAAAAAAACCATCGTAAAGGTTAGTAATAGGTTTTAATCTCACATCTTGGTGAGTAAATTCGATCAACTTTTTATTGGTCATATAACTACCTCTTACTTATTTTAATAAACTAAAGTGGATTAATATATTCTGTTACACTTACAAACATTGTTTTACTCATTTTTTTTTTAGTTATGAGCCAAAACAGGTTAACATGCCCAATAGTATAAAATTTGTCTAAGGACCGAACCACACATGAAAAAGAACATCCTTGCGGCGCTGGTTAGTTTATCATGCGCAATTGGCGCTACAGCTGCTCACGCTGAAGATTTACTACAAGTTTTTGAAATTGCGACAGCAAACGATCCTACCGTGTTGAAGGCAAAAGCCCAAGCGGATGCACAATCTTATCAAAGTGATCGTGCGATGAGCGCATTATTACCTCAAATAGGTTTAAGCTTAGGCTACGAAAAAAGTGACTCTACCTCTTTTCAAAGTGTTGGCGATTTATCAAATCAAGTTAAAGTAGAAAGCGATACTGACCAATTCACTCGTGGTGTTAGCTTAAGCCAAACACTGTTTGATTTAGGCGCATGGAATAACCTAGGTATTGCTGATAAACAAGCTCTACAAGCCAGTGCACAGTACGATTTTGCTAAGCAAGATTTAATAGTACGTGTTGCCGATGGTTACTTTAATGTATTAAGTGCTATCGATAGCCTTGAATTTGTTAAAGCTGAAAAGCGCGCTATTGAACGCCAATTAGAGCAAACAAAGCAACGCTACGCGGTAGGCCTAACTGCTATTACCGACGTACACGAAGCTCAAGCTCAGTTTGATAACTCAGTAGCACAAGAAATTGTTGCCGGTAATGCCGTAGAAACAGCACGTGAACTACTGCGCGAAATAACAGGTAAGTACCACGCAAAACTTGACGTTTTAAATACCGAAACATTTTCAACTGTAAAGCCAAATAAACCCTCTAGCGACTTAGTTAAAGTGGCTGAAGAAAAAAACTTAAATTTACAAGTAGCAAAAGTCACAGTTGATATAGCTAAAGATCAAATTGAGCTAGCGAAAGCAGGCCACTACCCAAAATTAACACTTGATGCGCGTTACGGTGATTCTTTAACCAATCGCGACATAAACGGTGCAAGTTTTGATAACCAACCTCGTGCCGATTCGACCACTATAGGTATTAACTTTAGTGTGCCTCTTTACTCAGGTGGTGCCACGGTTGCTGCAACTAATCAAGCACGTGCATTTTACGTCGCTGCAAGCCAAGATTACGAAACTAACTATCGCGCAGTTACACGCACAGTTATTACTTCTTATAATCAAGTGGTTTCAGATATAGCGACCTTTAGAGCGCTAGAGCAAGCGGTTATATCTGCCGAGAGTGCACTTAAAGCAACTGAAGCAGGTTTTGAAGTAGGTACTCGTACTATTGTTGATGTACTTGTTAGCACACAAAACTTGTACAATGCAAAACGTAACCTTGCCAATGTTCGCTATCGCTACGTGGTATCTACGCTGCGTTTAAAGCAAGCAACAGGAACACTGACAAATGCTGACTTAATGGCGATTAATAAAGGTTTAAACGCAATTTAACACAGCTTAGTCTAGTAACTAAAAAGCCAGCATTTTGCTGGCTTTTTGTGTTTTATAGCGCTTAGCGTTAAACTAGCGTTTTTATTATTAGAGAATTTTTTTGTGGTTACCTCATCTCCTTTTAAAATATCTTTTTTGGGTCCTCGTTACTGGTTAACTTGGGTGGGTGTTTTCTTTTTATATTTAATTTCGTGGCTACCACAAAAGCTACAACTAGCAATGGGCAAGCAGCTTGGCCGATTAGTGCATAAATATATGAAGCGACGCCGCCATATTGCTGAGGTAAATATAAGACACTGCTTCCCAGATATGAGCGAAGCAGACCAACAAGCATTAGTATTAAAAAACATGGAAAATACCGGAATGGCCATGGTCGAAACCGGTATGGCATGGTGGTGGCCAAAGTGGCGAGTACAAAAAGCTTACGGTTCAATTAAAGGGCTTGAGCACTTTGAGCGCATTCAAGCGTCGGGCAAAGGCGTGTTAATGCTAGTTCCGCATATTTTGCATCTTGAAATGGCGAGCCGTGTAATGGGATTAAAATACCAAGGCTTAGGTTTTTATCGCCCGCACAACAATCCGCTTATGGAATACTTTACTACCAATGGCCGCTTGCGCTCTAACGAATATTTAATTGGCCGAAAAGACGTAAAAGGTTTATTAAAAGCACTTAAAAACAAAAAAATATGTTACTACTTACCTGATCAAGATTATGGTCGTAAGCATTGTGAATTTGTGCCATTTTTTGCCGTACCAGACACAGCAACAACCACAGGAACGCTAATGTTTGCAGCCAGTAAACACTGTGAAACAGTTAGTTTAGTTAGCCGTCGCGACGAACACGGTAAATACCACTTAGAAGTATTACCTGAACTTGAAAACTTCCCCAGTGGCGACAAGAAAGCCGATGTCACTCGTGTTAACCAACGTATAGAGCAAGCAATTAATGCCGCTCCTGAGCAATATATGTGGCTACACCGCCGCTTTAAAACACGCCCCGATGAAAATAGCACTTCTTTTTATTAAAAGTAATGGTATAACAATAGATAATAAAAATAAAAATGAGTACCAACTATGTGGTTCTGGATTAAACATTTATCACTGGCTGCGGGGCTAATAATTCTCGCAGTCTACTTTTTATTAGGTGATGGTCCAGTATTTGATTTTAAAGAATCAAACAATGCAGCGGCGCAAGGATTAAGTCGGTTTTACTCTTCAATTCGTAATAAAGTGAGCAGCGAGCAAGGTAAGTTTGTATTGCAGCTTAAAAAGCCAGAACAAACTCTTGAGCGTGTTTTAGCTGAGCGCATGCGTATTATTGAACCGATTCCAAAAACCTGGACAGGTAAAATTGAGCCTCGACGCTTTGAAAACGGGTCAACACTAAAAAAGGCGTTATCGCAATATGCCAGTAATGAAGGCATAGAGTTATATTGGTATTTAAGTAAAGATTACGTCGTTAAAGATCATTTTAGAGTCGATAGCAATTTCACTTCTACCTTGTATCAAGTAGGGCGTGCAATTAACGACGACTTTGAAAACGAAGTATACACTTACTTATGTCATAAACAGCGCGCGGCCGTAATTACTGAACTACCTTCTGAATTTGTTCGCACTAACTGCTTACAACTTAAAACTTGAACTTAATAATTAGCACTTTGATACTCATCTGAGTATCAAAGTGACGCGCGCTTAACCAAAGTTCAAGTTAACTTAATTCAAACACAGTTTGCCAGATTGCAGTTACATTTTTAATGTCATCACTAAATTGTGCACGCTCTGTGCAGCGCCCTTGCTGATCTAAACTCAACACATGATAGCGCGAACGGTAATTAATATACGCCTGAATTAATTGCTGCTTTTGCGCCTTGGTAATGCAGCCAAGCTTTGCAGCATCAGTTAAAATTCTGACGTTATCGGAATACACACATAGCTCTTCAAATTGTTGCGCATAATTTAGCACTAAGTACTGAGTAATAAATTCAATATCTGTCATTGCGCCAACATCTTGCTTTAAATCAAATTGCTGCTCATTTCCTGTTGCTAAATGTTCACGCATTTTTTCACGCATTTTTATTACATCGTCTTTGAGCACTTTTTTATCGCGCGGCTGACACAGTATATTTTTACGAATTTGCGCAAAACGCTCAACAAATTCAGCTTGCCCTAAAATCAGCCTAGCTCGCACTAGCGCTTGATGCTCCCACGTCCATGCCTGTGTTTGTTGGTAATGATTAAAGCTCTCTAGGTTAATTGCCAGTAACCCCGATGCGCCTTCAGGGCGTAGTCGTGTATCAAGCTCATATAAAATCCCCGAAGCGGTTCGGGTATTAAATAAATGCATTAAACGTTGCGCCAATTTTAAATAAAATTGCCTTGAATCTATTGGCTTTACACCATTAGTTTGGCTGCTGCCATCGTGGTTATGTACAAAGACTAAATCTAAATCAGAGTCATAACCCACTTCAAAGCCACCGGTTTTACCATAGGCAATAACCGCAAAACCTTTGCTTTCGTCGTTAGTACTAGGTGGCATACCAAAGCGTTTTACACAATTGTGCCATGCAATATTAACGGCCTGATCGACAATAGCCTCCGCCAGTGCCGTTAAATGATCGCTCACCTTCATTACATCCATAACATCGGTGGCATCGGCAGCGGCAATTCGTAACTGATGCGTTTGTTTAAACTGCCGTAACGCCTCCATTTGCATTTCTAAGTCGTCGGGCTCAATACGTAAAAAATATTGCCTAATTTCGTCTTTATAGGCGCTTAAAGGTGTTGGCTTATAAAGTACTGCGGGGTCTATTAGCTCATCAAGCAAAATAGGGTAAAGCGAAATATGCTCACCTATCCATTTACTATAACAACACAATAATACTAACTGCTTTAAGGCACCTGGGTTTTCGTATAACAGCTCTAAATAGGCGGTACGCGAAATTATTTTATTGAGTATTTGGCAAATAACATTAAATGTTTCGGCAGTGGCATTAAAGTCGTTCATTTGTTTGAGTAAAACCGGCATTAATTTATCAAGAATATTACGCCCTCGATTACCCACTTTTGCTTTAGATATACGTTGTTTAAAGTCGTGTAGTGGTGTTTGCCAATCTTCCCTGGGATCATTTAAAAAACTCACATCACCATGATCCCAAGTACTAATAAATGCGCCTTCGCAAGTATCTAGCGGCTCGGTTTCCTCCCCTATTACATGATTAAACTCATTATGAATTTGCCCCATTACATGCTCTAAATAGCTTAACGTAGCGCTAAAGTCGGGCTGATTGAGTAAATAGTTTAAACGTTGCTGATTTAGCTCCTCATCCGGGAGGGTTTGCGTTTGTTGGTCATCAAATATTTGTAGGTACTGCTCTACTTTACGCAGGTATAAGTAGTTTTTTTGCAGATCTTTTGCTTCAAGCTCATCAATTACTTGGCTTAAGCTAAGCTCTTTAAGGGCGTGTAATAATGATTGAGTTTGCAAATTAGCCTCTCGCCCACCACGTACCATTTGTAGTGCTTGTACAATAAATTCAACTTCTCGTATTCCGCCTGCGCCTAGTTTTATATTGTTGGTTAGGCGCTTACGACGTACTTCTTGAGCAATCATCAACTTCATTTTTCGCAGCGACTCAATCACCGAAAAGTCAATATAGCGTCTATATACAAACGGCTTTAATAGCTGGTTAAACTCGCTAAAATAAATGTTAGGCGTGCCAATTAAGCGCCCTTTTAACATGGCATAACGTTCCCAATCACGGCCTTGCTCTTGGTAATAATCTTCAATTGCATTAAAGCTCATAACTAACGGGCCACTTTCACCAAAAGGTCGCAGTCGCATATCTACTCTAAATACTTGGCCGTCAACGGTCACTTGATTAAGTGCGGTTATTAACTTTTGCGCCACTTTGGTATAAAACACTTGGGCTTCGAGCGAGCGACGCCCGCCTTGGGTTTTAATATTGCGAGGATAGGCAAAAATAAGATCTATATCTGATGAGTAATTTAGCTCTTGTCCGCCAAGCTTACCCATTCCTAACACCATTAAAGGCAATGGCTGACCTTGTTCATTTAAAGGCTCACCATTGGTTTTTGCCACCTGTGTATAAGCCCACTGATTTGCACTTTCTATTAGGTTATCTGCTAATTGGCTTACATACTTGATACTATCGGCAATTGGGTTGTCGCAACATAAATCTAAAAAAGCCACTTTAAGCCAGTACTTTTCTCGGTATTGCCGCAGTAATTTATGGCAATCGCGCTCATCAATATTATTTAGGTCTAAGTCAATCAAAGGAGCTGCAATCACCCTATTTTTAATTTCGGTGTTACATAATAACCAGTTTTTTAGCTCAGGTTGCGATGTTAAACAGCGCCATGCAAAGTCACTCAAGGCTAATAACCGTACCAGCGCTAATTCTTGCTTTTGTTGTGGATAAAGCTGTTCGAAGCGTGTTTCGCCAAGTTTTTGTAATTGAATGGGAAGTTGCTTTACGTTACTCATCAATACTCTCTTTTATATCATCAATAACCGTACTAGAATGATTAAAAACCTATTAAGGTAAATACTACTTAGGAAAACCATGTCATATTTGTCATTATCTAACACTAGTTTACTTGCGATTGCTATTAGTTTTATTGTTATTTGCGTGATCATAATGAGCTTAAGAATAACCACTCAACTAAAAGCAAAACAAGCGCTTAAAGATGAGTTAGCGCAGCATGATAACTTTGCAATGGGGATTAGTTTTGCCTCAGAAATATCGGTGGTGATTGCCTCAGTAGCATTTTTATTTGATGAAATAAGCATAAGCACAGCGCAATCGAACCCATTAAAAGTGATCTTTTTAATCGTTTTATTATTTTTATTTATTAAAGTAGGTCACTTAATTCATCGCAAATGGATTTTGCATCGCTTTAATGAAGAAGCCGCTATTTTAAAACAAAATGTCTGCGCCGCACTGGTCGACTCAGGTATGTTAATTGCAAACTGTATTATTACTTTAGGGCTTTACACTTGGACTCACA encodes:
- a CDS encoding YqiA/YcfP family alpha/beta fold hydrolase — encoded protein: MVKRVIYIHGFNSSEKSYKAVRFGELMAHYDVDYYVPRLNHEPLQAIIELEQLITPNTALLGSSLGGFFATYLSQRYHIPAVVINPAVAPGNLLQPLLGANYNPYQDYNYELNNRHIDALKVLTLSELKHPELLYLLQQTGDEVLNFQHAVNYYSHCKQLIEFGGDHSFIGFERTIASIVDFLKLNKTS
- a CDS encoding metallophosphoesterase, with translation MAWFDDTYTFNKPSLRIAHVTDCHLLADRNAEYFGVNTATYFQQALEHMALQQLDAVVFGGDLTQDHSVESYLLFSELISNSTLTCPVFWLPGNHDEIALLEQISGGQIKAAKRLVANNLTNSLTNNASTDIELLLINSKGLTPAGWVTSEHLNEISDCLAQPVSKQLVFCHHNPLPINGYLDKHMLENGPQLLNTLVNNGNVAALIHGHVHNDYTQCFRELDIYATPASSVQFTKHSKAWQQQNNGPAYRMLYINSSQGQVHINTDVIWLSA
- a CDS encoding DUF1249 domain-containing protein, translating into MTALLATQRYIQNLPKYLTLCEHNYVRLLKLLPSEQTKQSIREVKLGNSEFAVKIDDMAKYTMDVSIKQLSGMVKGITPLYLTVRLYNDAKVAEIIHHDYHQRIKPSYGYPNPKMHQKDEKYQLNAFLYDWLVACVEHGQATLNWDVNNGLV
- a CDS encoding NUDIX domain-containing protein; this encodes MTNKKLIEFTHQDVRLKPITNLYDGFFKINLYQFKHALFAGGESQLISREILERGDAIAVLPYDPVTDTVLLIEQIRIGAIKSKHSPWLLECIAGMTDGSEDYAAVVKKEAYEEAGLNLTELEFMLSYLSSPGGTTERLHLYLARADLSQVNSGVYGLETEGEDIKTHILTLDDALARLNSGEIDNAATVICLQWLALNRDGMINKWA
- the tolC gene encoding outer membrane channel protein TolC, whose translation is MKKNILAALVSLSCAIGATAAHAEDLLQVFEIATANDPTVLKAKAQADAQSYQSDRAMSALLPQIGLSLGYEKSDSTSFQSVGDLSNQVKVESDTDQFTRGVSLSQTLFDLGAWNNLGIADKQALQASAQYDFAKQDLIVRVADGYFNVLSAIDSLEFVKAEKRAIERQLEQTKQRYAVGLTAITDVHEAQAQFDNSVAQEIVAGNAVETARELLREITGKYHAKLDVLNTETFSTVKPNKPSSDLVKVAEEKNLNLQVAKVTVDIAKDQIELAKAGHYPKLTLDARYGDSLTNRDINGASFDNQPRADSTTIGINFSVPLYSGGATVAATNQARAFYVAASQDYETNYRAVTRTVITSYNQVVSDIATFRALEQAVISAESALKATEAGFEVGTRTIVDVLVSTQNLYNAKRNLANVRYRYVVSTLRLKQATGTLTNADLMAINKGLNAI
- the lpxL gene encoding LpxL/LpxP family Kdo(2)-lipid IV(A) lauroyl/palmitoleoyl acyltransferase, with amino-acid sequence MVTSSPFKISFLGPRYWLTWVGVFFLYLISWLPQKLQLAMGKQLGRLVHKYMKRRRHIAEVNIRHCFPDMSEADQQALVLKNMENTGMAMVETGMAWWWPKWRVQKAYGSIKGLEHFERIQASGKGVLMLVPHILHLEMASRVMGLKYQGLGFYRPHNNPLMEYFTTNGRLRSNEYLIGRKDVKGLLKALKNKKICYYLPDQDYGRKHCEFVPFFAVPDTATTTGTLMFAASKHCETVSLVSRRDEHGKYHLEVLPELENFPSGDKKADVTRVNQRIEQAINAAPEQYMWLHRRFKTRPDENSTSFY
- a CDS encoding toxin co-regulated pilus biosynthesis Q family protein; protein product: MWFWIKHLSLAAGLIILAVYFLLGDGPVFDFKESNNAAAQGLSRFYSSIRNKVSSEQGKFVLQLKKPEQTLERVLAERMRIIEPIPKTWTGKIEPRRFENGSTLKKALSQYASNEGIELYWYLSKDYVVKDHFRVDSNFTSTLYQVGRAINDDFENEVYTYLCHKQRAAVITELPSEFVRTNCLQLKT
- the glnE gene encoding bifunctional [glutamate--ammonia ligase]-adenylyl-L-tyrosine phosphorylase/[glutamate--ammonia-ligase] adenylyltransferase translates to MSNVKQLPIQLQKLGETRFEQLYPQQKQELALVRLLALSDFAWRCLTSQPELKNWLLCNTEIKNRVIAAPLIDLDLNNIDERDCHKLLRQYREKYWLKVAFLDLCCDNPIADSIKYVSQLADNLIESANQWAYTQVAKTNGEPLNEQGQPLPLMVLGMGKLGGQELNYSSDIDLIFAYPRNIKTQGGRRSLEAQVFYTKVAQKLITALNQVTVDGQVFRVDMRLRPFGESGPLVMSFNAIEDYYQEQGRDWERYAMLKGRLIGTPNIYFSEFNQLLKPFVYRRYIDFSVIESLRKMKLMIAQEVRRKRLTNNIKLGAGGIREVEFIVQALQMVRGGREANLQTQSLLHALKELSLSQVIDELEAKDLQKNYLYLRKVEQYLQIFDDQQTQTLPDEELNQQRLNYLLNQPDFSATLSYLEHVMGQIHNEFNHVIGEETEPLDTCEGAFISTWDHGDVSFLNDPREDWQTPLHDFKQRISKAKVGNRGRNILDKLMPVLLKQMNDFNATAETFNVICQILNKIISRTAYLELLYENPGALKQLVLLCCYSKWIGEHISLYPILLDELIDPAVLYKPTPLSAYKDEIRQYFLRIEPDDLEMQMEALRQFKQTHQLRIAAADATDVMDVMKVSDHLTALAEAIVDQAVNIAWHNCVKRFGMPPSTNDESKGFAVIAYGKTGGFEVGYDSDLDLVFVHNHDGSSQTNGVKPIDSRQFYLKLAQRLMHLFNTRTASGILYELDTRLRPEGASGLLAINLESFNHYQQTQAWTWEHQALVRARLILGQAEFVERFAQIRKNILCQPRDKKVLKDDVIKMREKMREHLATGNEQQFDLKQDVGAMTDIEFITQYLVLNYAQQFEELCVYSDNVRILTDAAKLGCITKAQKQQLIQAYINYRSRYHVLSLDQQGRCTERAQFSDDIKNVTAIWQTVFELS